GATTTGACTAGCATTTCGACCTCCGTATCGGCGCGACCATTCCAAGCCACCGCTTCATTTGTTCAGGGATGTCCTCTGCATCCAGCACGACGGTTGCGCCGTCCTTTTCGATCAGTTTGCCGGGCATTCCGAAGACAGCAGAACTGTCCTCCGACTGTGCAATCGTCACGCCACCGCGCTGGTGGATCTGCGCCATTTCGGTCGATCCGTCGTCACCCATGCCAGTCAGCATCACGCCGATCAGGTTCTTGGCATCAATCTTGTCGAGCGCCGTCATGACCATTCGCGACACGCTGGGGTGCCACGGGAATTGCGGATCAGAGGGGACTGGTTCGGCCATGATCCTGTTGAACTTGCGGTTCACGACCACGTCGCGGCCACCAGCGGCGAGGTAGACCTTGCCCGCCGCCAGAGGCATAGGCTCTGTCACTTCGATCACGTCCATTGGGCAGGCGGCATCAAGGCGCTGGGCAAACGTCGTGGTGAATTTCGGCGGCATGTGCTGCGCGATCAGGATCGGCATTGGGAAGGGGCCGCTGATCTGTTCGAGGATGTGTTGCACGATGCCAGGACCGCCTGTGGAGCTGCCGATCAGCAGCAACTCGGCGCGCGGACGGGCGAGGTTCAGGCGGCGGCTCTGCGCGGGCGTTTCCTGCTGGGCATTGCGATTGGCCGCAATACCGCGCGCCTCGCGGGTGCGGCGGGACGCAGACGCGTCATAGGCAGAGCGGATCTTGCGATGCAGTTCATCGACCACGGAGCTGAGGTCCACCGACACCGTACCGTCAGGTTTGGCCACAAAATCCACAGCGCCGAGTTCCAGCGCCTCGAATGTCGCGGCGGTGCCTTTGTCGGTCAGCGAGGACAACATGATTACAGGCGTTTTCCGCCGCTCCATGATGTGCGCAAGGCAGGTCAGCCCGTCCATCTTGGGCATGTTGATGTCCATCGTGATGACATCGGGCTGGAACTGTTCAAGCTTCTCCAAGGCGTCTTCGCCGTCGCGCGCGAATGTAATTTCGATATCGCGCTCGCCCGCGAAACTCTCGCGGAGAACGCGCCGCATCAGTGCAGAGTCCTCTACGAGTAGCAGCCTCATGCCTTGGCATCCCCTGCCTGAAGTTCGTCCGCGTTCAGCACGTCGAAGGCCGAGCTTTCGAGGACCAGCACCATCGACTTGCCGCCATGCGCCTTGGCGACATGCTTCACAAAGCGGGCGGCTTCGGAGTTGAGGGCAGGCGGGTCGGTGAGTTCGTTGCGGGTGACGCGTAGCACTTCGGTGACGCTGTCGACGATGTAGCCGGTCATCACGCCGTCGCTGTTCAGAACGATGATCCGTTGGCGTTCGCTCCGCTCGCAGGGGGCGAGGTGGAAATAGCGCCGCATGTCGATCACCGGCAGAACCATGCTGCGCAGGTTGATGATGCCTGCGACCTCGGCTTGGGCCTTGGGCACTTCGACGAACTGTTCGGGCAGGCGGATGATTTCCTGCACAGCGTGGATACTGATCCCGAAGTCTTCTTTGGCGAGTTTGAAGACGACGAGCTGTACGTCTTCGAGGTCTGCTGCGTCTGCCGATGTGTTCATATCGTCATCCTCCACAGTCTGTTCGGTCATTTCGGTCGAGATTGCGCTCATGGCCTTTTCGGCTTCGGACAGATCCACGCCGCTGATGCTTTCCCCAGCCGACAGAACCGACACGAGCCGCTGGCCGCCGTCGAGTTTGCAGATGCATTCGATCTCGTTCGCGCCGTGGCGTTTGACCCCTTCGGGCACGTCATCGACCAGATCGCGCGGGACGCGGAGCACTTCGCGAACGCGGTCCACGATCATGCCGACACGGCGGTAACCGTCACCGTCCTTGATCTGGAGGACGACAACGCGATTGCTGTCCTTCTGTTCGGTCCGCGCTTGGCCAAGGCAGTCGCGCAGGCTCACCAGCGGCAAAACGCGGTCGCGCAGTGTGCAAAGCCCCACAACGCTGAACGGCGCGTTCGGCACTTCGGCGATCTGGGTCGGGACGCGCACAATCTCGTCAACGTCAGCAAGGTTGAAGGCGTATTCCTCCTCGCCGATCAGCAGGGACACGATCTGGAGGACATCGTCTTGGACTTCCTCGGTGTCAGTCGTCTCGGTGGCTTTGCCGACCTTGCCGGACGAACGCCCCGTCGAGCCGCCAACGACTTCTTTCACCTGAAGCTCTGGCAGACGGCCAGGATCGAAAAGCTGCACGAGGTCATGATCGTTGAAGTTCTTCACCACCCCGCTGAGTAGCTTGGAGTCGATTGTCTTCTCGACGGCGTCGACGTTTTCGATGCGATCGACGGGGACGTTCAGCACTTCGGCAACGCGGTCTACGACCAGTCCGACCTTCATGCCGTCATCGACCACCAGAACCCGCGAAGCATCGCTGGTCTCTTTGTGCTCCACGCCGAGCATGGAGCGCAGATCGAAGACTGGCAGAACTTCACCGCGCAGATTGGCAAGGCCGAGCATACTCGGCGGCGCCATCGGAACACGGGCGAGGGCGGGTACGCGAATGATTTCCTGCACAAGGTCGATCGAGAACGCGAAAATCTCTTCTCGGATCAGAAAGCTCACGAACTGTCTGACCGACGAAAGCTGGCTCTCGTCGAGGTCGGCTTCGATGGTATTCGAGTCCTGCTTGGCCATTTCTGGTCTCCCGATATCTCTCCGGTGGGGCAGAAGGACCTTGCCCTCCGACCTGCCGAACTCGATGGATTAGCGAAGCTGAAGTTCGTCCGCGCTGGCGGCAATGTTGTCGATCGCGATGGACAGTTCCTCGGCACCCTTGCCTTGCTCGGTCGCCGCGATGGACGCCTGATTGGCGGCGGTCTGCGCTTGCTCTGCGGCGGCGGCGATCTGCTCCATGCCCTGCTTGCCGGTGGTGATCGCCTCGAGGATTTCGTCGCTGGAGGTGAGGATATCGGTGTTACCCTCAAGCACGAAAGCCATGTCGCGCGATACGGTTTCGAGCAACTGGGTCGTGCCCTTGGCGCGCTCGACTTCGGCCAGCGAATTCTCGGCGGTTTCCATCAGGTCAAGGCGCACGTTGACGATCTGGTCCTGAATGCCTTTGACCATGTCCTTGATGTCGTCGGCGTTCTTCTGGGCATCCTCGGCGAGGTTCTGGATGTCGGTCGACACAACGGCAAAGCCTTTGCCGTATTCGCCTGCGCGGGCCGCTTCGACGGCGCCGTTGACGGCCAGCATATTGGTCTGGATCGCCACGTTGGCAATCGCGTCGACGATCTTGTCGATGCGGCGGCTCACGACTTCGAGTTCCTGAATTTCGGTGACCGACTGTTTGCCGGTTGTCATCGCTTCGGTGACGCCTGCGATGACCTTCGCGATACCTTCGCGGTTCTCGATTAGAAGCGAATTGATCGCCTCGCCTTTGGTCAGTGCGTCTTGGGCATTTGACTTGGCGAGCTTGGCGTTGGTTTCGATCTGGGTGATGCCAGCGACCGCTTCTTCGACCGAAGACGACTGGAGCGTTGCGGTATCGAGGATCTGCGAGATTGCCGTAGAGATTTCGGTGCTGGCGCGGTTCATCTCTTCGATGGTGGAGGCCAGTTCTTCGGATGCAGCGGCAAGCTCCTCCGACGATTTGCTGATGTCCGCCGAGGTGCTGAGATCTTCTGCAATCTCTACCAGTTCGCTCGTCGCGCGTTCAGCTTCCTGAAGAGCTTCGGACTGGTTGGCAACACTCTTCGCGGCCTGTTCGGCACCTGCGGATTGCTCTTCGGCGGCGGCGGCAATTTGCTCGGCGCCCTTCAATGCCTGTTCTGCTGCCGCGCCCATTTCACCTGCGTTGGACGCCAGCGTTTCTGCACCGGATTTGATAGCCTCCATGTCATCACGGATCTGGCTCAGGTTATCGGTGATCGTGCGACACTTCGCGACTTCCTCGGCGGCGGTCGCAGCAGCATTGCCGACAGCGCCGGCGAGCACGTTGGCTTTGTCCTGAATATTGCGCACCAGTTCGTCGATGTCGGTCGCGTTGCGCTCTGACGCTTCGGCGAGTTTGCGTACGGTGTCGGCGACAACGGCAAAGCCCTTGCCGTGCTTGCCTGCGCGGGCGGCTTCGATCGCTGCGTTGAGCGCGAGAAGGTTTGTCTGGTCCGCAATGCGGATGACCTGATTGACGGCCTCGATGACGTTCTGCGCCTGATTTTCGAGGTCCTTCATCAACTCGACCGATGCCTGCTGACGCTTTGAGCCCGCATCCACGTTCTCGATGAGGCCAGTCACACTGCGGTCGGCATCGGCGATGACCATCTGAAGACGCTGGGTGAGTTCAAGAGACTTCTCGGCTGCTTTGGCCTGAAGGCTCACGCGGCGGTTCACCTGCGTCATCGCAGCGGCGCTTTCCTCACTGGCAGAGGCGGCCTGAACGGCGCCAGAAGCGATCTGCTGCATCGCATTGGATAGTTCCTCCGTCGCGGCACTGGCTTCCTGAACGCCCGCGCTGAGTTCTGCGCATGCGGCGGCGATGTTGTCGGCGGACTGCTTCTGTTTAGCGACGGTGCGAGCACGTTGGCGCTTGAGGTCGACGTTTTCGGTTGCCCGCTTCGATGCGACGGTCGTCGTTGCGCTGGGCTTTGCTTTAGCGACCGGCGTGCCGGCAGCAGAAGTTGCTTTTTGCTTCACGAGCGCCATCCGATGATCCTCCGCGTTGGCGTATGCTGAGGCAAAGATCGCGCGGTAGCGCTCACGCTTTGCCGTTCAGTCGCTTAATCGGAGAATTGGGCGCAACTTTTTAGAGAACTACGCTTTTGGCCAGTCGGGTAGCGAGCGGACCATTTGGCTAACCTCAAGAGATGGGAAGCCGTTTAAAGGGATTAATCACTGTTTCGGATTAATCGTCAAAATGGGCCGGACGGTCCAATTGGTGGGTTCGAGACCGGATTTCTGTGAGGTCATAATACCAGAAGGGCGCCCGTAGGCGCCCTTGGTATTTGAATTTGTTTATTGATTCTCAGCCGCGAGCGACTTTCTTTTCTGAACTAAATCGCGACTGGCTCGAAATTTCGAATCGTCCGCTGCGGACTTTGACGATGCGGCCCTGACGGAGCAGGGTGCCCCAAGCGCGCAGGCTGTCTTCGCGGGTGAACTCGCTATCGCTCATCACCTCGCGCAGGCGCCACATCACTTGCGGACGCGAGAAGTCCTCGATGCCGTCGAAGAAGCTGATGTGGGCAGCCGCCGCTTCGATCATCTCGGTCAGGCCGCTTGCGCCGGTTTCCAGCACGAACTCTGCAAACGCCTGCTTAGCGCCGGTGCTGGCCTGGACAGCGGCTTCCGATGCCACAACGCGGCGCGGACGAACCGGAGCAACTGCGGCCGGAGCCGGAGCAGGCTTAGGCTGTGCGACCGGAGCAGGTGCCTCTTCGGCATCCACACGCTGCGAGGCAACGAGCTTCAGCGGAGCAGGCGACTTGCGTTCCGGCGCGGTCGGTTTCTGCGGCGTTTCGGCAGCAGGGCGGACAGCGGCGGTCAGATCGTCGCGGAACGCTTTGTCGTGGTCCTCGCCGCCTGCCAGCGCGTCACCCATCTTGCGGGCAGCTTCGGTCTGGGCAACAGCCGCCTTGAGGTGGCTGAGGGTCTGGCGGCGACGGTCGGTTTCCGGTGCGCTGATTTCAGCGTCGGCCTTGGACAGCAAGCGCGTCAGCTGGTCGTCCTGATCGTCCATGAGGCTGCGGCCACCGTAGGCGACATCGTCGTAATCGTCGTCTTCATCCTCGTCATCGTCGAGAAGGAAGGCATTTTCGGCGTCCTCGTCAGCTTCGCCTTCTTCGTCGATCTCGGCCAGTTCACGGAGAAGGTCCGCGTCTTCCTCGTTCGACAGGCTCAGGCCTTCGAGATCGAAGTCATCCAGACCGTCGAGGTCAGCTTGGTTGAATTCGTCCTCTTCGGGCTCTTCAACCCGCGGCTCTTCGATCTCAGCGACGTCTTCGGTGATTTCGGGCTCTGCCTGGACCGGAGCTTCGAGGATCATCGGTTCTTCTTCGACAACCGGCTGCTCTGCGACCGGTTCTTCGATTTTTTCTTCCACCGGCTCGGCAGCTTTGCGGGCAACCTGCTGTTCAAGAGTGCCGTCTTTCAGAGCCTTCTCGAAATCGGCGCGCTTCATACGAACAACGCGGGGCTGCGGACGCGGGGCGGCGGCAGGTTCGTCGGCCGGAGCGTTGATCGCTTCGGCTTCGGCAGCGGCCTTGGCGGCAGCGGCACGAATTTTTTCGTTGCGGGTCTCGATGTCCGGCTGGCGCGGCGCTTCGGTCTCGGTCGCTTCGATGACGGACGACAGGTCGATGTCGTCTTCTTCAGAAGCGTCCTCGATATACTCGGGCGCAGCGGGCTTCGCAGCCTGCTGACCGACAACCGAGCGCAGACGCTGGAGGCGCTGTGCCACCGATTCCGTTTGCGGTTTGGGCGCAGGAGCGGGCTCTTCCACGACCTCCGGTTCCGGCTGCTCTGCCACAGGTTCGGGCTGAGGTTCCGGCGCCGGAGCAGGCGTGGCTGCTTCCACCGGCGTTTGCACCGGAGGCTGCTGCACGGGCTGTTCCGCGGGCATTTCACTGGAGCCTGCAAGGGCCGCCGCGGGTCGTAGAACGATCCCCGATTGTTCCATGCGTGCTTCGACGCGGCGCGCAATTTCCTTTTCCGCGATGCGGGTTAGCATTTCCGCATCGGGCGTCGGAGGCTCCGCCCCGAAGTATCTGTCTCCCGCCGCAAGATCGCGGAAGTACTCCGCGATGGCCTTCATCGTGTCGAAAGAGTCGTCAAACCCTTCCAGTGTGCACGAGAAAGTGCCGTATGAGACGGTTAAAATCTTACTCGATTCAACCATTACAAGGCTCTTTGTTTTCTACCTTCACTGACATTGACCACTAATTGGTTCTCAATCCGGAACGTAAACGCGATAACAAAGGTGTAATTTTAGGGCAATTTGAGGGCGGACCATTAAATCGTGAACAATCCCGGCGAAAATATACACATTGTTTCCTATTCGGAGCCAATAACGCTGGTTGGCGGCGCTGATTGTCGACAGCGCGACCTCGAAACCGCTTTTAATCTTGCTCCGGTAGTTATCGCAGCGGACGGCGGTGCGGAGCAAGTATTGGCATCCGGACGACTGCCGGAGCGTGTTATCGGCGATCTTGATAGCCTTAAAGATAATCTGCATCGCCGACTTGGCAATATTATCGAGCATGTCGAGGAACAGGAGTTCACCGATTTCGAGAAGTGCCTACTTAGGGTAGATGCGAGTCGCGTTCTTGCCGTCGGCTTCATGGGCGGTCGGATTGATCACCAGCTGTCTGTCCTCAATGTCATGGCCAAACACATGCCGCGGATCATCGTGACGCTGAGCGCCGACGACGTGTCTGTCATGGTCTCTCAGGAAATTGCGTTCGATTTGCCCGCAGGAACGCGGCTTTCGTTGATGCCCGTCGGGGAGTGCCGTGCGTGGACCGAAGGACTTCGCTGGGATTTGGACGGACAAGTGATGAAGCCAGACGGGTTTCTGAGTGCATCCAATATGGTGGACGGCCCCGTGCGCATTCGTGCCGAGGGGCCGGTCCTTCTGGTGTTGCCGTCAGAGCATTTGCATGTGCTCTGGGACGCGCTCAGCAGTTGGGAACGTTGACGGCGAGGCCGCCAAGCGACGTTTCCTTATACTTCGCGTGCATGTCGTTGCCGGTCTGGCGCATCGTTTCAATGGCGGCGTCCAGCGGAACAAGGTGTGTGCCGTCGCCGCGCAGGGCGAGGGAGGCGGCGGACACGGCCTTGATCGCGCCGAGGCCGTTGCGTTCGATGCAAGGCACCTGAACCAGACCGCGCACGGGGTCGCAGGTCATGCCAAGGTGGTGTTCGAGCGCGATTTCAGCGGCGTTCTCGATTTGCTCGGGCGTGCCACCCATCACGGCGCACAGGCCCGCAGCAGCCATGGCGGAGGCGCTGCCGACTTCGGCCTGACATCCGCACTCAGCACCAGAGATGGACGCGTTGTACTTGATGAGGCCGCCGATCGCGGCAGCGGTCAGCAGGAACTCGGGGATCTTCGACGAGACAGCGCCCGGTACGTGGTCGAGCCAGTAGCGCACCACGGCAGGCATCACGCCCGCAGCGCCGTTGGTCGGCGCGGTGACGACCTGACCGCCTGCGGCGTTTTCTTCGTTCACGGCCATCGCGTAGGCGGCCATCCAGTCGTTGGCGACGTGAGGCGCGACCATGTTCAGTCCGCGCTCTGCCATCAGCTCATCATGGATACCCTTAGCGCGGCGCTTCACATTCAGACCGCCCGGCAGGATGCCGTCCGTGGTCAGGCCGCGGTCGATGCAGTCGTTCATCACCTGCCAGATGCGGCTGACGCCCTGATCGAGCTCGTTCACGCGGCGGCGCGAGGTTTCGTTCTTCTGCTTCATCTGCGCGATGGTCAGTCCGCTTTCCGCAGCCATATCAAGCATCTCTTTGGCGCTTTTGAACGGGAACGGAACGGCGGGGCCGTCGTCAGTATCCTTGCCTTGCTCCAGTTCCGAGGCCGTCAGAACAAAGCCGCCACCGACCGAGTAGTAGGTCTCTTCGACAATCGTATCGCCCTGCGCATCGAGGCCGCTGATGACCATGCCGTTGGCGTGGCCGGGCAGGTTGGGGCCGTAGTCAAAGACGATGTCGGTCTTGGGATCGAAGGCCAGCGGGGGCAGGCCATCGACGTGGATGACCTTTTCCTTGCGGAGACGCTCCAGTTCGGCTTCCGCCTTTTCGGCATCATAAGTGTCAGGCAGGAAGCCCGCGAGGCCGAGGATCGTGGCGCGGTCGGTCGCGTGGCCGACGCCGGTGAAGGCCAGCGAGCCGTGCAGCGAAGCTTTGACGCCATGCACGTTGAACGGCTGGGCGCGTAGGAAATCGAGGAAGCGTGCGCCGGCAACCATCGGACCCATCGTGTGGGAAGATGACGGGCCAACACCCACTTTGAACATATCGAAAACGGAGAGGAACATTTAGATGGCGCTCCCTTCGGGCGGCGTCGGGTAGGAAGGTGAAGAAAACGGTGTCTTGCCCAGTCCTTCGGCCAATGCGGCGCGAATGGCGGAGGGGCGCTCCTCGAAACCGAGGCAGAATTCATGAAGCCGCGGCCAGCGCGTCAGATCAAACCACGCGGTGTGGTCCTGCGGGTAGAGCGCCAGCCACCTAAGCATCGGAGCTGCGTAGCACGACAGGGCCGAGGTCTTCGCAAGGTCGGGACCATTTTCAAGGATCGTCAGCAATTCCGCAATCCGCGTCTTGGTCATATCGCGCAAAGGTTCATGTGCGGGCGAGAACTTCTCGGGATAGAAAAGCATCCGCAGGGCAGGGTGCAGCGTGTTCGCCAGCCACAGCAGCCATTTCAGAAAGTCTGCGCGTTCAGGGCTATCCACCGCCGGAGCCATCGCGCCGTGACGGTCAGCGAGCCACAGCAGAATTGCTGCAGTTTCGAACATCACGCCATCCGGCGCTTCCAGCACGGGGATCAGGCCATTGGGATTGAGCTTCAGGTAGCTTTCGGACTTCTGCTCTTTGGCGCTTCGGTCGACCAGCACGGTCTCATACGCCAGGCCCAGCTCCTCCAGCATCAGCCGGACGCAAAGTGAGGCGTTATCAGGTGCATAGTGGAGGCGGTACGCTGTCGTCATAGGGCAGAGTGTATCAGCGAAGTGGCGGCCCAAACGTCGGATTGCGACGTTGGTTTCGGGAATTGCGCCCTGAGGGCTGACGTTTTTGAATTTGTCAGGCTTATCACAACACGACGAAACACCTATAAGCACCGTGAATCCATGAGAGGTGCCCTATGTCCATTGATCTGTCGCCCATTGATAAGGCCAAGTTCGTCGCTGCAAAGCGCGCTGCACAATATGTCGAGAGCGGCATGAAAGTCGGTCTGGGTACTGGCTCCACCGCGTCGTGGCTGGTCAAATGTCTGGGCGAAATGGTCCGTGACGAAGGGCTGAAGATCCAAGGCGTGCCGACCTCTTCGCGCACCGCTGCACTGGCCCGCGAAGTCGGGATCGAGGTCATCTCGCTCGACGAGGCCAAGTGGCTGGACATCTGTATCGACGGTGCTGACGAGTTCGACCCGAACCTGAACCTGATCAAAGGCGGCGGCGGTGCCCACCTTCAGGAAAAGATCGTTGCG
Above is a window of Marivivens aquimaris DNA encoding:
- a CDS encoding L-serine ammonia-lyase translates to MFLSVFDMFKVGVGPSSSHTMGPMVAGARFLDFLRAQPFNVHGVKASLHGSLAFTGVGHATDRATILGLAGFLPDTYDAEKAEAELERLRKEKVIHVDGLPPLAFDPKTDIVFDYGPNLPGHANGMVISGLDAQGDTIVEETYYSVGGGFVLTASELEQGKDTDDGPAVPFPFKSAKEMLDMAAESGLTIAQMKQKNETSRRRVNELDQGVSRIWQVMNDCIDRGLTTDGILPGGLNVKRRAKGIHDELMAERGLNMVAPHVANDWMAAYAMAVNEENAAGGQVVTAPTNGAAGVMPAVVRYWLDHVPGAVSSKIPEFLLTAAAIGGLIKYNASISGAECGCQAEVGSASAMAAAGLCAVMGGTPEQIENAAEIALEHHLGMTCDPVRGLVQVPCIERNGLGAIKAVSAASLALRGDGTHLVPLDAAIETMRQTGNDMHAKYKETSLGGLAVNVPNC
- the cheB gene encoding chemotaxis-specific protein-glutamate methyltransferase CheB, with protein sequence MRLLLVEDSALMRRVLRESFAGERDIEITFARDGEDALEKLEQFQPDVITMDINMPKMDGLTCLAHIMERRKTPVIMLSSLTDKGTAATFEALELGAVDFVAKPDGTVSVDLSSVVDELHRKIRSAYDASASRRTREARGIAANRNAQQETPAQSRRLNLARPRAELLLIGSSTGGPGIVQHILEQISGPFPMPILIAQHMPPKFTTTFAQRLDAACPMDVIEVTEPMPLAAGKVYLAAGGRDVVVNRKFNRIMAEPVPSDPQFPWHPSVSRMVMTALDKIDAKNLIGVMLTGMGDDGSTEMAQIHQRGGVTIAQSEDSSAVFGMPGKLIEKDGATVVLDAEDIPEQMKRWLGMVAPIRRSKC
- a CDS encoding chemotaxis protein CheW, whose amino-acid sequence is MAKQDSNTIEADLDESQLSSVRQFVSFLIREEIFAFSIDLVQEIIRVPALARVPMAPPSMLGLANLRGEVLPVFDLRSMLGVEHKETSDASRVLVVDDGMKVGLVVDRVAEVLNVPVDRIENVDAVEKTIDSKLLSGVVKNFNDHDLVQLFDPGRLPELQVKEVVGGSTGRSSGKVGKATETTDTEEVQDDVLQIVSLLIGEEEYAFNLADVDEIVRVPTQIAEVPNAPFSVVGLCTLRDRVLPLVSLRDCLGQARTEQKDSNRVVVLQIKDGDGYRRVGMIVDRVREVLRVPRDLVDDVPEGVKRHGANEIECICKLDGGQRLVSVLSAGESISGVDLSEAEKAMSAISTEMTEQTVEDDDMNTSADAADLEDVQLVVFKLAKEDFGISIHAVQEIIRLPEQFVEVPKAQAEVAGIINLRSMVLPVIDMRRYFHLAPCERSERQRIIVLNSDGVMTGYIVDSVTEVLRVTRNELTDPPALNSEAARFVKHVAKAHGGKSMVLVLESSAFDVLNADELQAGDAKA
- a CDS encoding thiamine diphosphokinase yields the protein MNNPGENIHIVSYSEPITLVGGADCRQRDLETAFNLAPVVIAADGGAEQVLASGRLPERVIGDLDSLKDNLHRRLGNIIEHVEEQEFTDFEKCLLRVDASRVLAVGFMGGRIDHQLSVLNVMAKHMPRIIVTLSADDVSVMVSQEIAFDLPAGTRLSLMPVGECRAWTEGLRWDLDGQVMKPDGFLSASNMVDGPVRIRAEGPVLLVLPSEHLHVLWDALSSWER
- a CDS encoding glutathione S-transferase family protein, with product MTTAYRLHYAPDNASLCVRLMLEELGLAYETVLVDRSAKEQKSESYLKLNPNGLIPVLEAPDGVMFETAAILLWLADRHGAMAPAVDSPERADFLKWLLWLANTLHPALRMLFYPEKFSPAHEPLRDMTKTRIAELLTILENGPDLAKTSALSCYAAPMLRWLALYPQDHTAWFDLTRWPRLHEFCLGFEERPSAIRAALAEGLGKTPFSSPSYPTPPEGSAI
- a CDS encoding methyl-accepting chemotaxis protein yields the protein MALVKQKATSAAGTPVAKAKPSATTTVASKRATENVDLKRQRARTVAKQKQSADNIAAACAELSAGVQEASAATEELSNAMQQIASGAVQAASASEESAAAMTQVNRRVSLQAKAAEKSLELTQRLQMVIADADRSVTGLIENVDAGSKRQQASVELMKDLENQAQNVIEAVNQVIRIADQTNLLALNAAIEAARAGKHGKGFAVVADTVRKLAEASERNATDIDELVRNIQDKANVLAGAVGNAAATAAEEVAKCRTITDNLSQIRDDMEAIKSGAETLASNAGEMGAAAEQALKGAEQIAAAAEEQSAGAEQAAKSVANQSEALQEAERATSELVEIAEDLSTSADISKSSEELAAASEELASTIEEMNRASTEISTAISQILDTATLQSSSVEEAVAGITQIETNAKLAKSNAQDALTKGEAINSLLIENREGIAKVIAGVTEAMTTGKQSVTEIQELEVVSRRIDKIVDAIANVAIQTNMLAVNGAVEAARAGEYGKGFAVVSTDIQNLAEDAQKNADDIKDMVKGIQDQIVNVRLDLMETAENSLAEVERAKGTTQLLETVSRDMAFVLEGNTDILTSSDEILEAITTGKQGMEQIAAAAEQAQTAANQASIAATEQGKGAEELSIAIDNIAASADELQLR